The DNA sequence CCGGTCGAACACCTCGGCATCGGCGAGGGCGAGTTCCAGGAGCAGGCTCTCAGCCTGAGCAACCGGATCGGTGCCCCATCCCGCATCGGCGACACCCGGATCCTCGAAGGCGCGTAGCACGATCAGCAGTGCCTCCATCTCACGCAGCCGTCCGATGGCCTGCCCGTTGGGTGAGCCGTCGGCGGAGTGGAGCGCCGGCAAATCGACGAGTTCGAGCACCGCGTGAGTGATCTTCTTCGAACCCTCCACCCGGGCAGCGGCCTCGAGCCGGTCGTCGGGAACCCGGGCGACACCCAGGTTCGGCTCGGTCGTCGCATACGGGTGAGGGGCGGTGACGGCTTCGAGGCCGGTGAGGGCATTGAAGACGGTCGTGCGACCGGAGTTGGGGAAACCGATGATGCCCAGGCGAGCCATTGGACGGCGACGATACCCGCCCTGCCCCACCACCCGGACGTCGGGACCGAGACGCGACCGGTCAGGCGACGGCGCCGACCGACCTGAGATGCGCGATGTCGCCCTCGGAGTAGCCGAGATCGGCGAGCACGACGGCGCCGTCCGCCCCGGGTGGTCGACCCGGCACCGGAATCGTCGGCACTGAACCCCCGAACCGCGGAGCTGGTCCCGGCTGCACGATGCCGCCCAGATCCACGAACGTCCCCCGAGCCGCCAGGTGGGGGTCGGTGGCGACCTCGCCGAGAGCCAGCACGGGAACGACGCACGCATCCGTCCCGGCGAAGGTCGCCGTCCACTCGTCTCTGGTACGCGTGGAGAAAACGACCTCGAAACACTCTCGCAGGGTCGGCCACCCCGAACGGTCGTACTGATCGGGCAGGTCGTCCTCGTCCAGGCCCAGCCCAGAAAGGAGCTGCCGGTAGAACTGCGGTTCGAGCGCCCCCACCGCCACATGTCGACCATCGGCAGTGGCGTAGCACCGGTAGAATGGGGCACCGCCGTCCAAGAGGTTGTCGTCACGCTCGTCCGACCACAGACCCTCGGCGCGCATGCCGTGGATCATGGCGGTGAGCAGCGCGGCACCCTCCACCATGGCCGCGTCGACCACATCGCCCTTGCCCGACGATCCTCTGGCGACCAGGGCGGCGAGGATGCCCGAGACCAACATCATGGCGCCACCACCAAAGTCGGCCAGGAGGTTGAGCGGGGGTGGTGGCGGACGATCGGCAGGCCCGATCGTTCCCAGTGCCCCACCGAGGGCGGCATACCCGATGTCATGACCTGCCTCGCCCGATCGGGGACCGTCCTGTCCCCAACCCGTCATCCGCCCGTAGACGAGGCGGGGATTACGGCCCAGGCAGGCGTCGGGACCGAGGCCGAGGCGCTCCATCACGCCGGGTCGCAAACCCTCTACGAGCACGTCGGAGCGCTCCACCAGCCGCAGCGCCACCTCGACCGCGTCGGGGTGCTTGAGGTCGAGACCGATCGACGCCGACCGCCCCCTGAGCAGCGGGTCCCGCGGCGCCGGCCCCCCGCAGGCCTCGGGTCGTTCGATGCGGACCACTCGCGCACCCATGTCAGCGAGCATCATCGAGGCGAACGGCCCCGGTCCGATCGAGGCGAACTCGACCACCGAGACGCCGTCCAACGGGCCGGTCACCGCGTCGCTCCCGACTCGACCACCGTGTGATCCGTGATCGGGTGGCGGCTGAGGACGATGAGGTCCTCGAGCCGATCCCGCATCCCCTCGACATGGCTCACCAGCACCACGAGACGGCCAGTGCCACCGGTGACGAGACGCTCGATACCGTCCATCGCCAGGTCGATGTGCTCGGCGTCGAGACTCCCGAAACCTTCGTCGAGGAAGAAGGCGTCGAGGCGACCCCCCTGTCTCCCCACCATCTCGGCGAGTGCCAGCGCCAGGGCCAGGGAAGCCAGGAACGATTCGCCTCCACTCAGGCTGTCGGGGCGGCGGCGGCCCTCTGCGGCGGACAGGTCCAGGATGTCGAACTCCCCGTCGTCGGAGAACCGATACCGACGGCCGCTGAGCGTCTCGAGGTGGTCACCGGCCAGACCGGCGAGAACCTGCCGTCGCTCGCCGAGCACGTAGTCGAGGAAGGCGGCGGGCCGGAGGTCGGTCATCAGGCGTTCCAGGAGCGACGCCTGCTCCACCAGGCCGACCTCCCCTTCGTCGAGGCGATCCAGCTCGGCCAGGCGGCGCTCGATCAGCTCCACCTCGGTTGCCAGCGCGGTCACTGAACGGTCGGCCTCGGTCATCACCTCGACGAGATCGTCGCCAGCGGCGAGTCCGGCCGATTCGAGGAGCCCGGTGCGTTCGAGACGAGCCGCTTCCAGCACCTGACCCAGCTGATCGTGGGACTCCCCCGCCGCTCCCCGCCGCTTCAACCATGTCCGCCGGATCCCGTCGAGGGCGGCGGCGAAGGACGATGCGTCGGCGCCGACGTCGATGTCCAGGTCGAGTCGCGCCACCAGCCTGTCGAGCCCGGATCTGAGGGCCTGGACGCCGGTGCGGGTCGCATCCCGATCCACTTTCGCCGTGTCGACCGCGGCACGCGCCGCCTGTTCGGACTCACCCGCCGTGCCCGCCGCGACTTCCGCGGCGACCACGGCCTCCCTCAGTTCCGAGAGGCGGACCTGCGGGTCGCCATCCCCGAGAAGCTTCGCCGTTTCCTCTACCAGGAGAGCCACCTCGGCCTCGAGCCGCGCCACACCGTCCGTCGCCGCGGTGAGGGTTGACTCGGCGTCGCGATGACGACCCGTCGCTGCCTCGAGCGCCGCTTCCGCCCTGGCGACGGCAGCCTTCGCCGCACTCTCGCGCCCCCTGGCGTCGGCGCCCTCGGTCACGATCCGGCCCAGCGCCGCCTCGGCTTCACTCAACTCCGGCGGTGTTTCCAACGACGGCACGGACCGCACCACCTGCTCGCACACCGGGCAGGGCTCGCCGACCGAGAGGTCCGATCGCAGCGCGTAGGCGCGGCTCCGGCCATGCGCGTCATGGAGTGCCTGACGGGCTCTCTCCTCCTCCAGGGCAGCGGCCGCCGAGGCGCTGGCCGCGACCTCCACCTCGGCCGCGGCCGCGGTCAGCGCAGCCTCCGCCTCGGCGACGGCTTCTGCTGCCGCGGCCACCGCCGCCTCCAAAGGAGGGACCCGGGACTGATCACGCTCCACCGCTGCCCGCGATGCCTCGACTCTGCTCACCAGGTCGCTGGCCGCGTCCAGCGCCTCTCTTCCGCCAGCGGCCCCGAGCGCGGCGCCGTGGGCGGTGCGGGCCTCGGTGGCGGTTTGGGTGGCGGCAGCCAGCGCCTCCTCGGCCGCGGCCACCGCGGTCTCGGACTCGGCGAGTGCCGAGAGCACGCGGTCGGCATCCTCACGCGACGGGATCGACGCCGACAGCTCGTCGAGGAAGGTGACGTCCTTGGCGGCCGCCGCTGCGGCTGCCTCGGTGTCTCTCAGGCGCTCGTCGACCTCACCGACGCGAGTCCGCATTTCTCGCACGGTCTCAGCCCGGGAGGTCGCCTCGTCGAGCGCCCGCTGCTTCTCCGGCAGGGCGGTGCGGTCGGTCTCCGCAGATGCTCTCCGCTCCTGCAGGACCTTGAGGTCCACCGAAACCGCGTCGAGGCGGCGTTTGGTGGCGTCTCGCATGGCGTCGAGCCGATCGAAACCGAACACCCCTTTGAGCACCGCGTTGCGCTCGGTCGGTGTCGCCTCGAGAAACTGGGCGAACTGGTTCTGGGCGAGGAGCACCGAACGCCGGAAGGCGTCGAAGTCGAGGCCAAGGATCCGTTCCACCTCGGCGGTCACCTCGCGCTCCTTGTCGGCGACCTCACGCGCCTCGCCGTCCTCGAGGCGATACAGGGTGTGTGCGGAGGCCCCGGAACGACGAAGCGCCCGCACCGTCCGCCACGTCGTGCCGTCTACTTCGAAGGTCAGCGACACCTGAAGGGCATCACGGCGCTGGTTGATGAGGCTCTTGGTCCCGGAGCCGATTCGTGGCGTCTTCCCGTAGAGGGCGAAGGCGATGGCGTCGAGGATCGACGACTTCCCGCTGCCGATCGGTCCGACGATCCCGAGGAGCGTCCGGTCGGTGAAGTCGAACATGACCGGCTCGGCATAGGACCGGAAGCCGCTCAGGGTGAGCTCAGTCGGCCGCATCCGCCACCTCTTCGGCGATCTCTCTGAACAGGGCCATGAGCGGGTCGGACGGCTCGGCGGCGTGGGTCTCCAGGTGATAGGCGGCGTACAGCTCGTCGAGGCTCACCCCGGCCGCGACTGTGCCTTCCACCGTCGGCCGGTCGTACTCGGGCCGCACCTTGACGACGTCGGGGAAGCGCTCCCGAACCTGATCGAGCAGACCAGGCTCGGGACCGTCGGTGCGGACGATGAGGTCGAGGAGGACGCCATCGAGGTCGTCGCGGGCAATCAACTCCTCCCAGGTGCCCGATGCCGTCACCAGGCGACGGCCGCCGGTGATCGGCACCGACCTGACCGAGGCCGGCACCCCCGGTTCGAGGTCCACCACGACGACCCGCTTCTCCTCGCCGGCCTCGCCGAAGTCCAACTGGAGGAGCGACCCGGCGTACTCGGCCGGGACGATCGACCCCGGGACCGGCTGCGGAGCGTGGATGTGGCCCAGGGCGACGTAGTCGACGGCGCTGGGCACGGCGGCCTCGGTGGCCGCATAGGCCTCGCCGATGTGGAGGTCCCGCTCGCCCCTGGGTACCCCGGTGCGCACTTTGACGCCGCCGACCATGTAGTGGCCGGCCAACACGGTCGCGTCGGCGTCAGAGGTTTCCTCGGCGAGGGCCTTCGCATAGGCCTCGGTGATCTTGCGCACCCGATCGGCATAGGTGCCATACCACTCGTCCACCTTGGCCATGAAGTCCACCACCTGCGCGGCACGCAGGAACGGGAAGCACGCCACCAGCAGCCGGGCGTCGCCGATGGGGAGAGCGACGATCCCACCGTCCCGTGGGCCGCGGATCGACCCGATCAGACGGACACCGAACGGCCTCAGGAACGGGTCGAGCGTGTCGAACAACTGCGGCGAGTCGTGGTTGCCGGCGACGACCACCACCGGACGGGTCCCGCCGGCGGCGAGACGAACCAGCCCATCTAGCCCCAGCCTGAGGGCATCGACCGGCGGCACCGCCCGATCGAAGAGGTCGCCCGAGTGGACGACCGCATCGACCGACTCACGCTCGGCGATGGCGATCACCTCGTCGATGACCTCGCGGTGCTCCTCCATGCGGTCGTGCCGATCGAGCCGCTTCCCGACATGCCAGTCGGAGGTGTGGAGGAGTCTCATTGGGGTGACTCGATCATCAGTGACGAGTTGCGGACGGCAGACCGCAGACGGCAGAAAAACAATCGCTCACGGCATCTGCTTTCTGCCATCTGCTCTCTGCAATCTGGGCGAGCTCATGCGAGCCCTACGAACGGATCGTCGCCGGAGTCGTCGACCTCCTCCTTGCGGGTCGCCCACGGTGGGAAGGGGAAGTCCACTACCAGGGGGACCGGGATCGCCGGTTGGGACACGACCATGGTGCCGGGCTTGAGCAGCCGGGCCCGGGCCCGGGTGGAGGGCAGCATCCATCCGTACTCCGACCTCTCGGCCTCGGCGGCATCGAGACGGCCGGTGACCCGCACGGCGGCGTTCTCCAGCACCTCCGGCGCCACCCGTGACGCCGTCTGCTGGGCGCCGACGAGCAGTACCCCCAGTGAGCGACCGCGCTGGGCGATGTCGATGAGCATGTCCTTGATCGGGCTCGATCCTTCACGGGGCGCGTACTTGTTGAGCTCGTCGAGGACGACCACCGACAATGGGAACCGCTGGCCGCTGCGTTCCTTCTCCCCGAAGGTCTCGGCGAGCAGCGCTCCGACGACGAACCGCTGGCCGAGATCGTGGAGCGACTGGATGCCGACGACCGTCACCTGGGACTGTGACCGGTCGATTCGGCGGCTGTCACCCGCCTGGATGAGGTGGCCGAGACGGATCACCGCAGCCTGCATGCGGCGCATGAAGGCGGACACCGTGCCGCCCTGGACCCGACCGGTCCAACGGGGATCTGGTTCGCCGTCGGGGGGGTCGAGGAATTCCTCCAGCGCCAGGAACAGGCTGTCGAGGTCGGTGATGACCCGCTCGCCCTTGTGCGGGTTGACCATTGCCCCATGACCATGCCCCTCAGACGGGTCACGCAGGACGATGGCGCCGGGCTGTCCGGCGACGTCGACGGCGAACCGCCGCAGCTGCGCCTCGACGCGCTCGGCGACGAAGGAGATCTGGTTGCGGGTGTCGGAAGCGTCGGTGAACACGAACCGCAGCAGGCCCTCGTTGACGAACTCGCGGGGGGTCCAGGCGAACACCGATACGTCCTGGCGGCCGGCGATGTCGGCCACCATGACGTCGCCCGACCGCGGCTTCGGTGGCGCCCACAGCGACACCGAAGGGAAGGGCTCTGGGGTGACCCCCAGCACGCCCCACGCCCGGGCGGCATCCGCCGAGAAGTCCTTGTTGCCCTTGTCCAGCCACAGCAGGTCCTCGCCCTTGACGTTGAAGACGAGTACCCGCAGGTTCTTGCCGGCGTCGCCGACGATGTCGCGGCGCCCCGTGAGCATCCTCAGGAAGAACAGGGCGAACGAGGTCTTGGTGGCGACCCCCGAGATACCCGATATCGACATGTGGCCGCCCTTGCGTCCGTCGAAGAAGTCGACGTCGACGTACACCGGCAGGCCGTCGCGGCCGAGGCCCACGGGTAGCGGCCGGCCCATCTCGTCGGCGTAGAGCGCCTTCTCCCGGGCCTCGCCGGTGGCCCTCGCCACGGCACCTCCCGGATCCGGCGACACCCACAGCTCGGGATCGACCCGGATGACGGCGATCTGTGCCGAACGCACCTTCGCCGCCGGCATGCTCCCCTCCTCGGCGATGCGAAAGGTGTCGGACTCGTAGGTGGCGCCCTCGAAGATCGCCTCGACCTCGGTGACCACCCCGTAGGTGTCGACGGTCCCGGCTCCGGGCACGTCGGTGCGAGTCACCACGAGGTCATCGAGCTGCAGGTACTCGCCGTCGGCGATCGCCACCCGGAACTCACGGGTGTTGGCGTGTTGGTTGCCGAGAACCCGTCCGACGTTCATGCGGCCGCCGCCAGGGCCGATCGCAGCGACCGCAGCACCAAGCCGGCGTCACCGAGCAGATGGCGAAGATGCCTTTCCAAAGCGCCGATCGGCACGAGGTTCTGTGGTGCCCGCGGATCGATGTGAGGTTCGGAACCGACCGTAGGAAGGACGGCGGCGCAGCGATCGGCGATCATCGACACCCGTTCCCGGTCCAACCCGGCAGAGGCTTCGCAGCGGACGATGCCCGCCCACGAGTGGCCGGCCCCGCGTTCGGCGAGCCGCAGGTACCAGGAGTAGCGGCGGTAGCCGCCCTCCCCGATCGTGAACAGGGGGCTGCGGTGCCCCGCCGGCAACAGACCGACGATGCCGGCCTCGTCACCGGTGAGGTAGGTACGGCGATGGCTCTTCACGTAGCCGATCTTGTCCCCTGGGGCGTACTCGTAGAGGGGGCCGTCGGCGACGACGAACAGCCCGTCGCCGGCGAGCTGTTCGGCGAGCCGCGCCTCGGCGCGGCGCATCGCATCGTGCACGGCGCTGATCAGTGACGCAGGATCGTCGTCGGGGACCGAGATCGGTGTGTACACCAGGCCACCCTCCAACGGAGGCAAACCCGGAGCCTGCCCGGATCCGAGGACCGCCACCCGCCCGACGGTGGCGTCGACCACGTCGCTGCGCGGCACCCGGCGGTCCCAGATGACCGCCCCGACACCGTAGGAGGCACACAGGCCGGCAACCGGGCCGGTGTCAGCGTCCAGGAGCAGTCGAGCGTCGATGCGGCGCACGCCGTCGACGAAGGCGACACGCTCCACCCCGTCATCCGCACCGGGGATGGGCTCCCACGGTCGATCCTCCACGGTCACGTCCACCGACCCCTCGGCGGGGGTCAGCTGATCGTCGTGCTCGACCGCGGCGCCGTACTCGGGAGCCCAGCCTTCCACGTGGAGTCGCATGGGTCGGAGGGTAGTGAGCAGGGGTGACGCAAAGGCTCAGCGGCCTCCGACCGCTTCGGGTACTTGGTACTTGGTACCTGGTACACGAGTTCGAGATGCCCGGTCATGCATCGACCCAGGAGAAGGCTGCGGTCGGGGCTCCTACCAGGCGGTGGTCGACGACCTCTAGGCCGATGTCCTTGAGAAAGCTGGCGACGTCAAACGGGCGCTCGTTGCGGCTGCGGCTGCCGTAGGCGCCGAGGACGAAGCGTCCACCGGGAGCGACGAATTGGTCGAGGAGTCTCCGTACGAAGGCCTCGAGGTAGTCGGCGGGCACGCAGTCCCAGATGGTGTACACCACGTCGTATCGTCGGGGTGGCTCCCAATCCCAGGCGTTACCGACGTGCAGATTGTCGGCGAATGCCGGGAGACGCTTCCGAGCGCGTGCGACGAGCTCCTCGCCGATGTCCACCCCGTGGGGAACGATGGCGTACCCATCCTCGGCGGCCCATGCCACCAGGCACTCGAGCAGGTACCCGTTGGCGCAGCCGACGTCGAGCAAGTCCGCGTCACGATCCACCGCGTCCAGGATGGGCCGCCGTTCAGCCTCCCACCGCTCCGGACCCCCATGGAAACCGGATCCGACGATGGGGTCCTCCGCCGCCAGGTAGTGCCGCTCCAGCTCCCGCAGCTCGGCGATGAACTCAGGAGGCAGCGAGGTGTCTGGCATGGACGCAAGCTAACGCCTGCAGGCTGCAGCTGACTCGTACCAAGTACCAAAGACCAAATACCAAGTACCAAATACCAAGTACCTCGACCCGGTAGCGTTACCCAACTGACTCACGGAGGCACCGAATGCAAAGCGGCTGTTTCGCCTGCGACGTAGTCCTGGAGGCCGACCACTCAGAGGCGGTCGCCGACCTGTTCATCGCCCACGCCGCCAAGGCGCACGAGTGGGACAATCTTGAAAGCGGCCCATGAGGTAAGTCGCGGGACTGTTCCCCGATTACAGGTGAACGTGAGTCATGACGATTCGGCCGAGACCTTCGCGATTCCTAGCGTGACCAACGGTCTGCCCTCAGAGGAGTTCGCCCTGCTGCACGACTCGCCCCACGATGGCCTCCCAGGAAGGTAGTGAATCGGTCCCGAAGTAGAGCTGGGGCATTGTTTCCTCGTAGGCGGCTCGCAGTCGCTGCGAGACATCCGAGTCCAGCGCGAACGCAAGACTCTGCGCGAACCCATCTTCCGGGCGTACCTCAAAGGGCTGTCCTGTCTTCGCAAAGTGTGCGGCGGTGATCTCCGCGACCTCATCCATGATTTGTTCGACCTGATTTCGGTCGGCAAGGAAATCAAGTACTCGTGCGTCGGCGAGTAGCTCGTGGATGTCATAGAAGTGTCGACCTACGCGTCGATTGGCCGCGAGTCCTGGGTTGGATCCGATGTGCATCGCTTCAGCGTGTATCCCTGCCAGCTTCTCGAGCAGCGTTCGACCGGGATGAAGGACCACAAGCTCGAAGGGCTCCAAATCTGGGAACTCAGCGAGGTCTGTGCCTGCTTGGGCGAGCTCACTTCCAAGGAGGCTGCTGCACATCACCCGCCCAGAAGGTTCGGAGCCACCGCGGGTCCCCATCTCAAGGAGAACACTGGTCTGGATCAGGTCAGTGGCCTCACGGAGAGCCGGGTAGTCGATTTCGTAGGAACGATGCCGGCCCGTCTCGGCACTTCCGACAGAAGTTGCGGTGCCGCCGATGCCTTCCGCCGCGTCGGCGGACATAGCCTTCATCAGCTTGTCGGTTGCGCCTCGGCCTCGGTCGCCAGGAAGCACGAGGATGTCGATGTCCTCAGAGAATCGCTGGATCAGTCCGTAGCCCTTGGACAGACTGGTCCCTCCCTTCAGGATGAAGTCACCGGCGAACTCGGATTCCAGCACGCTTAGGACCTCGCTCACCCAGTAGTCCTTCTCGACCGCGGTGGCGCTGATTCCTATTCGTTCGGCTGCAGCATCGATGGTCGGCCCGAACTCGGGCAGGTCGCGAAAGTGCGGCGAATCGGTCATTGTCAGAGCCCGAAGGCGAGGTCATCGCGTGCCAGTGGACTGCGGGCTCTCGGGACACTCTCGGCTTCGTCAGACCGGTTTAGAGCGGTGAGGAGCTTGCGCAGCCGCTCGCGGACACGGGGCGGCTCGGTCGTTGAAGCGCGAACGATTCGATCGACTCGAACCGTCCCGTCGCGGGCGAGGGCTTCGACTCGGTCCAAAGCCTCGGCGAGAGGGACTTCGACGAGACCCTCCCAATCGCGCAGGGTTTCAAGCAACGCTACTTCAGCCGGGCGAAGACGCTCGTCGCGGCGTCTCGCGCTGGCATTACGGCTGACGAACTCGACGCCTCGGGCCTTTCTTGGGACTCGTCCTGGTATTGCCATCGTCTCGATGCGAGGGACCTGTGTAGTGAGTCCAAGCATGAGTGCTGCACTCAGCGAGGCCGGTCCCACTCCGGGCTCCTCGACAACTTCCTTAACGAGACGCTCAGTCGGGGGTGGGGCCATCCCCAGTCGCGTCTCTGCGCCCCGCCAATAGAGACCTCGACGGACACGACGCAGCTCGCCCGAGCGCGTCAGACGAGAGAGGGCCTTTGCTACCGCCTCCGGCGATCCAGCGAAATCGTCTGGCCGCCAGAACCGGTTGCGAGATCGGAGAACCTTCTCTCGGACATCAGCAGCGACGCTACTCGTACTCATGGTGGACATCATAGCACTTTGTCGGTAACGCGTTACGCGAAGTTGACGTTTCTACGTCAAGCAGGAGCGTCACCCGCTAGCGTCGTCGCCGGCATGGTGAAGAACGATCGGCGAACGATCTTCGGCTGGGCGATGTACGACTGGGCCAACTCGGCGTACAGCACCACCACCCTCGCCGTGCTCTTTCCGGCGCTGTTGGTCGATGAGATCGTGCCCGAGGAGGGCTACCGGCTCTTCGGACTGCTCGTCGACGGCGAGCAGCTGGGTGCGCTGCTCATCGGCTTCGGCGCGCTCGTCGTGTTCCTGGTCAGCCCCATCCTCGGCGCCATCGCCGACTTCTCGGCGACCAAGAAGCGCTTCCTCCAGGTCTTCGCCTACACCGGCGCCACGTTCGCCATCCTGATGTACTTCATCGATCAGGGCGACGTCGCCCTGGCGATCGTCCTCTTCCTGCTCGCCCAGAGCGGCTTCGTGGCCAGCATCGTCTTCTACGACGGGTACCTGCCCGACATCTCCACCCCCGACACCATCGACCGGGTGTCGTCGAGGGGCTTCGCCCTCGGCTACGCCGGCGGCGGACTCAACTTCCTCCTCGTCCTCATCCTGTTGCTCATGCACGAGACCTTCGGTCTCACCGAGGTCGAGGCGGCCCGCATCGGCATGGCGTTCGCCGGGCTGTGGTGGATGGGTTTTTCGGTGTTCGCCTTCAGCCGACTGGAGGAGACCGGTGTCAAGCAACCGTTGCCCGCCAGTTACGCCCGCACCTGGAAGCCCGCCGCCTACACCGCGGTGGGGTTCCGGCGGACCATCGAGACCACCAAGCGCCTGCGGAAGTTCAAGGACCTGCTCAAGTACGTCCTCGCCTTCATCCTCTACAACGACGGGGTCCAGACGGTGATCGCCATCGCCCCGTTCTATGCCAAGGAGACGCTCGACCTGTCCACGACGACACTCGCCCTGGGCATCCTGCTCGTCCAGATCGTCGCCGTCGGCGGGGCGTTCACGTTCGGGCGGATCGCCGGTCGGATCGGCACCAAGACCGCCATCCTGATCTCGATCGGGCTGTGGTCGACGATCCTCACCTGGGCCTACTTCGTGCCTGCTGGGCAGGCGGTGCCGTTCTACGCCCTGGCCGCCCTGATCGGTTTGGTCCTCGGTGGCACCCAGGCCCTGAGTCGGAGCCTCTATGGATCGATGATCCCCGAGGAGGCGTCGGCCGAGTTCTTCGGGTTCTTCTCGGTGTTCGAGAAGTTCTCGGCCATCATCGGACCGTTCATCTTCTTCGCGGTGAACACGATCACCGGCTCGTCCCGCGGCGCCGTGCTGTCGCTCATCGCCTTCTTCGTGATCGGCGGAGTCATCCTGAGCCGGGTCGACGTGGAGAAGGCGCGCGCCTCGAGGCTCGTTTGGAGCTTCGACGGGGCGGAAGTGAGGTAACGCTTAACGCTCAACGCTTAACGCAAGAAGCGTCCGGCGTTGAGCGTTGAGCGTTGGCGTCCTACGCGTCAACCTCAAACACTGTCCAAGAAGCCTCGTAACGCCTCGGTCGTCTCTTGCGGCTTTTCGATGCTGGGCAGGTGGCTCGCACCATCGATCACCACCGCGGTGGCGTTGGGGATGGTGTCGGTCATGAGGGCCTGGTCCTCGGCCGACATGAGGCGGTCGTCGGCCCCGCTCATCACCAGCGTGGGCACCGAGATCGTGCTCAGCATCCCGGTTCGGTCGCTTCGGTCCCGCATGCCGCGCAGGGAGGCCACGATCGTCTCGTACGGCGTGGCCTCGACCATGGTCCGCAGGCGGGCGGCGGCATCAGGAGATGGTGGTTCGGTGAGCAGCGCCCCCACGAGATTCGAAGCCAGGATGGCCCGGCCGTCGGTGAGGAGCCCGGCGATGCCAGCGTCCCGTTTGGCTCGCGCCGCTTCGCCGTCCGCGCCGGCGCGAGTGTCCATGAGCACCATCGACCGAAACACCTGGGGGGCGAGCTCCCACAGGGCGAGGGCCACGTAGCCGCCCATCGAGAGCCCCACCACATTCACCCGTTCGACCTCGAGGTGATCGACGAGCGCTACGAGGTCCCCGGCGAACCGCCGCATCGGAATCGTCGTCTCGGTGGTGCGGTCGGACATGCCGTAGCCGCGGAGATCGGGGGCGATGCAACGA is a window from the Acidimicrobiia bacterium genome containing:
- a CDS encoding MFS transporter, yielding MVKNDRRTIFGWAMYDWANSAYSTTTLAVLFPALLVDEIVPEEGYRLFGLLVDGEQLGALLIGFGALVVFLVSPILGAIADFSATKKRFLQVFAYTGATFAILMYFIDQGDVALAIVLFLLAQSGFVASIVFYDGYLPDISTPDTIDRVSSRGFALGYAGGGLNFLLVLILLLMHETFGLTEVEAARIGMAFAGLWWMGFSVFAFSRLEETGVKQPLPASYARTWKPAAYTAVGFRRTIETTKRLRKFKDLLKYVLAFILYNDGVQTVIAIAPFYAKETLDLSTTTLALGILLVQIVAVGGAFTFGRIAGRIGTKTAILISIGLWSTILTWAYFVPAGQAVPFYALAALIGLVLGGTQALSRSLYGSMIPEEASAEFFGFFSVFEKFSAIIGPFIFFAVNTITGSSRGAVLSLIAFFVIGGVILSRVDVEKARASRLVWSFDGAEVR
- a CDS encoding alpha/beta hydrolase; the encoded protein is MSIVDIGDTRLFVRDEGDGPAVLFIHGFPLDHTVWLDQVAGMRNRHRCIAPDLRGYGMSDRTTETTIPMRRFAGDLVALVDHLEVERVNVVGLSMGGYVALALWELAPQVFRSMVLMDTRAGADGEAARAKRDAGIAGLLTDGRAILASNLVGALLTEPPSPDAAARLRTMVEATPYETIVASLRGMRDRSDRTGMLSTISVPTLVMSGADDRLMSAEDQALMTDTIPNATAVVIDGASHLPSIEKPQETTEALRGFLDSV